The following proteins are encoded in a genomic region of Oncorhynchus kisutch isolate 150728-3 linkage group LG4, Okis_V2, whole genome shotgun sequence:
- the LOC109889627 gene encoding caveolin-2, with protein sequence MGIEKENYETSIIMDEDEFNRSIEPILSKKDKVYAAIPDRDPNDINAHLKVGFDDVIAEPSSSHSFDRVWIGSHAVFELFKYVFYRILTTILAVPMAFIIGIVFGVLSCIHIWVLMPVVRSCLMALPSVQVVWSSLTDIFVTPLFHSMGRCLSSVHVKAMDI encoded by the exons ATGGGTATCGAAAAGGAGAATTACGAGACGAGTATTATCATGGACGAGGACGAGTTCAACAGATCAATAGAACCGATTTTGTCGAAAAAAGACAAAGTTTACGCGGCTATCCCAGACCGAGATCCCAATGACATAAATGCGCACTTAAAG GTTGGTTTTGATGATGTGATCGCAGAGCCCAGTTCCAGCCACAGCTTCGACAGAGTATGGATAGGAAGTCACGCCGTCTTCGAACTGTTCAAATATGTATTCTACCGAATACTGACCACCATCCTCGCCGTTCCCATGGCATTTATCATCGGGATAGTCTTCGGGGTCCTCAGCTGTATTCATATTTG GGTGTTGATGCCGGTGGTGCGGAGCTGTCTGATGGCCCTGCCCTCTGTCCAGGTGGTCTGGAGCAGCCTTACAGACATTTTTGTCACCCCCCTCTTCCACAGTATGGGCAGGTGTCTGTCCTCTGTCCACGTCAAGGCCATGGACATCTGA